One Magnetovibrio sp. PR-2 genomic region harbors:
- a CDS encoding beta strand repeat-containing protein produces the protein QAEAQTAAQQAQQAQQFSSLANTAAVAQEQTFQEVQQQSGNADNADNADTADTADTTDEGQDDGQDDGQGDNQGDGQGDGQGDGLGDGLGDGQGDGLGDGQGDGLGDGQGDGLGDGQGDGLGDGPGDGQGEGDFEFDTGFGTDTDYGPDTGTGTDTGADTGTDTDTDTGGDDDGGGTDDDDGDAPNQAPTVNSEILSDILEDAAAFTGTVTGSDPDNSPQALTYALGTVTGGSVTLDTTTGDYTFTPTANYNGSAGFSYTASDGAATSDEGDVSFNITAVNDAPDVAMSFVAPSPAPPGSSGLAFDGSNDYVEISDTNYNNLSSGTVEAWVYLDDFDTANIVMAKQDDNVNTMGVLGVGGTAGSSFSSTSQGAVTWHGHNTVAVAESTTALTAGQWHHIAVVYSNTEASFYVDGSWSNTVNGDYSIPDDTSASVTTAFGGIIESGNTQRGTEAFKGWMADVRMWDVARTAAEISTNYSSALTGSESGLIGYWKMDSVSNGLITDSSTNADDGVLGGATVGDSAEPSTDGIYNDSVSESGSFTFNGGVTHLSATDVDSTGTITYTLTATPSYGTLTLNNVTLNVSDTFTQSDLGSNLVAYAHSGGSTADDSFSFTASDSEASPATSGTYTFTIDVNSLGTGTYTIASGEVLSIAGNITPTTVVNNGTFEVTAGTITTPSTVTNNSTLNITGGNLNSAITNSSGGVINIDAGAQFGLFGTNISNSGIIYATGAGQVTSQNIANNSGGIIDVASGTTWRVGNNLDPIFSTGSIVQGHGTFSLATFNGASTTYNGIWNPGTDGTVGTLSMSSVDTWNNRGFLMSSSTVLNIDVTSADSVAGTQGGGNYDILDFTVSNPVVVDGTLNLKSVGYTPTAGDTFHVVEFPTNGYGSGTFSSITHDFTTGYGLVATYNTNNVMLTVATSIGTAANDSLHSFAGNDTIDGGAGTDNLTVLGAEANYTYGFDADGVLTLTNSGDSDGVDTVSNVESLTFTDGGVSITTENDEFTVSTNNTGQQGGSAIAFLNNGGHVVVWYSNHMGSNEIYGQLYDAGGDTVGSEFQINTAATGNQFMDVPKVLGLHDGGFVVSWNDDTIDGSGWGVVSRVYDETGMGGTQYVVNSTTTGSQEHPAVAQVGTNELVYVWADGNTATDGSGSAIVAQRYDLSGNKTGGEYVINNDVTSSQGAPEITDLDNGGYVVTWHDDNALDGDSYSIRGRIYDNSHNPLNTGFQVNTHSTLDQTYPDVVELENGNFVIAYTSNNVDGAGSGTYGIGAQIFTNAGATVGSELILNSTTAGNQATPRLAALEGGGFVATWEDGTSGNVYARIFDAAGAGQGNDFQVNTTTTNTQSRPNVAETADGGFIVTWHTGTDGDVMAQRYDETGNKVGHATLTGDAGDNTFHIAAGQLGLSVIGNGGNDVVSLSGTAADTNMVKVTDAVVSGGDADDIVLFGSALSTANTDLGAGKDTVKLGDFANTETFHNVEEIIGGTASDTITTATAWAVGDNAEVDGGSGVDSLTMSTASDNTVKVRGMESITGGSGTDTVTLEDGSDTLSLTNVENVSTSDGDDSLTITNAQSGLSIDTKLGTDSVTLGDGGNTVTISNAESITGGTGADNVTLGAAMNGTVDLGDGADTLNLFSATNSITITSVETVNGAAGQDTIVGDANANVISTNAGNDTITGGGGADSLTGGIGADVFRYTAVSDSVVGSGDSITDFATTEDKIDISSISSGSFTLGTITNASGFTVQAQQTGSVVQFDIDDDGVADMEVDVGATTLAVGDFVA, from the coding sequence CCAAGCCGAAGCGCAAACGGCGGCGCAACAAGCGCAACAAGCGCAACAGTTCAGTTCGCTTGCAAACACAGCCGCTGTTGCGCAAGAGCAGACTTTTCAAGAGGTCCAACAACAATCCGGCAACGCTGACAACGCCGATAATGCCGATACGGCAGATACAGCCGATACGACAGATGAGGGCCAAGACGACGGTCAAGACGACGGCCAGGGCGATAACCAGGGCGATGGACAAGGTGACGGCCAGGGCGACGGCTTAGGAGACGGCCTCGGAGATGGTCAGGGCGACGGCCTCGGAGATGGCCAGGGCGATGGCCTCGGTGATGGCCAAGGTGACGGCCTCGGAGATGGCCAGGGCGATGGCCTCGGTGATGGCCCCGGAGATGGCCAAGGCGAGGGTGATTTCGAATTTGACACAGGATTTGGCACGGACACCGATTACGGTCCGGACACTGGAACCGGCACGGATACTGGGGCAGACACGGGTACCGACACCGACACCGACACAGGTGGTGATGACGACGGTGGCGGAACCGACGATGACGATGGTGATGCACCGAACCAAGCGCCGACGGTGAATAGCGAAATCTTGTCTGATATTTTGGAAGATGCAGCGGCTTTCACGGGGACCGTGACGGGGTCGGACCCGGATAATAGTCCACAAGCTCTGACCTATGCCTTGGGGACTGTCACCGGCGGCAGTGTCACGTTGGATACAACAACGGGCGATTACACCTTTACCCCGACAGCAAACTACAACGGTTCAGCAGGGTTTTCATATACGGCATCGGATGGTGCAGCAACGTCTGATGAGGGCGATGTCAGCTTCAACATCACGGCCGTCAACGATGCACCGGACGTGGCGATGTCTTTTGTAGCGCCCTCGCCAGCCCCGCCCGGCAGTAGCGGGTTGGCCTTTGACGGGTCGAACGATTACGTTGAAATCTCTGACACCAACTACAACAATTTATCTTCCGGTACTGTCGAGGCCTGGGTTTATCTTGATGATTTCGACACCGCCAACATCGTCATGGCGAAGCAAGATGATAACGTCAATACCATGGGTGTGTTGGGTGTTGGCGGGACAGCCGGCAGTTCGTTTTCAAGCACGAGCCAAGGCGCAGTTACTTGGCATGGGCACAATACTGTTGCGGTGGCGGAAAGCACGACAGCCTTGACGGCGGGGCAATGGCATCACATTGCCGTGGTGTACAGCAATACAGAAGCTAGTTTCTATGTCGATGGTTCATGGTCGAACACGGTGAACGGCGACTATTCCATACCCGACGATACGAGCGCCAGCGTGACGACAGCCTTTGGCGGCATTATCGAAAGCGGAAACACACAGCGCGGCACCGAAGCCTTTAAGGGCTGGATGGCCGATGTGCGCATGTGGGATGTGGCACGCACAGCTGCGGAAATCTCCACCAATTACAGCTCGGCTTTAACGGGAAGCGAAAGCGGACTGATCGGCTATTGGAAGATGGACAGTGTGTCCAATGGTTTGATCACGGATTCCAGCACCAACGCCGACGATGGTGTCTTGGGCGGCGCGACGGTGGGCGACAGCGCGGAACCTTCGACGGACGGCATCTATAACGATAGCGTCAGCGAATCGGGCTCATTTACGTTTAATGGTGGGGTGACACATCTGAGTGCGACGGATGTGGATAGTACGGGCACCATAACTTATACGCTTACAGCGACCCCCTCATACGGAACCTTGACCCTCAATAACGTTACATTGAATGTGAGCGATACGTTCACACAGTCGGATTTGGGTTCTAATCTCGTCGCGTATGCTCACTCCGGTGGTTCAACGGCAGATGATTCGTTTAGCTTCACGGCCTCAGACTCAGAAGCCTCTCCGGCAACAAGCGGCACGTATACATTTACCATTGACGTCAATTCATTGGGGACGGGCACATATACGATTGCTTCGGGCGAGGTGTTGAGTATTGCGGGGAATATTACGCCGACAACTGTTGTTAATAACGGAACCTTTGAAGTAACAGCTGGCACAATCACGACACCTTCAACCGTAACCAACAATTCAACGTTGAATATAACGGGCGGGAATTTGAACTCGGCTATCACGAACAGTTCCGGTGGTGTTATCAACATTGATGCTGGTGCTCAATTTGGTTTATTCGGCACGAACATTTCCAATAGCGGCATTATCTATGCAACTGGGGCGGGGCAGGTCACATCACAAAATATTGCCAACAATTCTGGTGGTATCATTGATGTTGCTTCCGGTACGACGTGGCGCGTTGGAAATAACCTTGACCCAATCTTTAGCACAGGCAGCATTGTTCAAGGTCATGGGACCTTTTCCTTGGCAACGTTCAATGGTGCATCCACGACCTATAATGGGATTTGGAATCCGGGAACGGATGGAACCGTTGGCACGCTCAGCATGAGTTCTGTGGATACCTGGAATAACCGTGGCTTTCTCATGAGTTCCAGCACGGTTCTCAATATTGATGTTACCAGTGCTGATAGTGTGGCAGGGACTCAAGGAGGGGGTAACTACGATATCTTGGACTTTACAGTTAGTAATCCTGTTGTCGTAGATGGCACCTTAAATCTCAAGTCTGTTGGGTATACCCCAACCGCGGGAGATACTTTCCATGTCGTGGAATTTCCTACAAATGGTTACGGTAGCGGCACCTTTAGTTCGATCACCCACGATTTCACGACGGGTTATGGATTGGTCGCGACATACAATACAAATAACGTCATGTTGACCGTAGCCACTTCAATCGGCACAGCTGCCAATGATTCATTACATTCGTTTGCAGGCAACGACACCATTGATGGCGGTGCGGGCACGGATAACCTGACGGTTTTGGGGGCTGAGGCCAACTATACATACGGCTTTGATGCCGACGGGGTTTTGACCCTGACGAACTCAGGCGATTCCGACGGTGTGGATACGGTTTCGAATGTGGAAAGCTTGACCTTCACCGATGGCGGTGTCTCCATCACCACTGAAAACGATGAGTTTACCGTCAGCACCAACAACACGGGCCAGCAAGGCGGTTCGGCGATTGCGTTCTTGAATAACGGTGGTCATGTTGTGGTTTGGTATTCCAACCATATGGGGTCCAACGAAATTTACGGACAGCTCTACGATGCTGGCGGTGACACTGTCGGTTCTGAATTCCAAATCAACACAGCCGCCACCGGCAATCAGTTTATGGACGTGCCGAAGGTTCTGGGGCTGCATGATGGCGGGTTTGTCGTGTCTTGGAACGATGACACGATTGATGGCAGCGGCTGGGGCGTTGTGTCCCGGGTATATGATGAGACGGGGATGGGAGGCACCCAATATGTGGTGAACTCCACCACGACGGGGTCTCAGGAACATCCCGCCGTTGCACAAGTCGGCACGAATGAACTGGTTTACGTTTGGGCGGATGGCAACACGGCAACCGATGGCAGCGGTTCGGCAATTGTGGCCCAGCGTTACGATTTATCCGGCAATAAAACCGGCGGTGAGTACGTCATCAATAACGATGTAACAAGCTCTCAAGGCGCGCCGGAAATCACGGATTTGGACAATGGCGGTTATGTCGTGACTTGGCATGACGATAATGCTCTAGACGGCGATTCCTATTCTATCAGAGGGCGGATTTACGACAATTCCCACAACCCCTTGAACACAGGCTTCCAGGTCAACACCCACAGCACTCTGGATCAAACTTATCCCGATGTGGTGGAGCTGGAAAACGGCAACTTCGTGATTGCGTATACCTCCAATAACGTGGATGGAGCTGGGTCCGGGACTTACGGCATCGGCGCGCAAATCTTCACCAATGCCGGAGCGACGGTCGGCTCTGAACTCATTCTCAATTCTACAACGGCAGGAAACCAAGCCACACCGCGCCTTGCTGCGTTGGAAGGCGGCGGGTTCGTCGCCACGTGGGAAGACGGGACGTCCGGCAACGTTTATGCACGCATCTTTGATGCTGCGGGTGCTGGGCAAGGCAACGATTTCCAAGTCAACACCACGACCACCAACACGCAATCGCGCCCCAACGTTGCAGAAACGGCGGACGGTGGCTTTATCGTCACATGGCACACCGGAACCGATGGCGATGTTATGGCGCAGCGTTATGACGAAACGGGCAATAAGGTCGGTCATGCCACATTGACCGGCGATGCGGGTGACAACACGTTCCACATTGCTGCAGGGCAGCTCGGCCTGTCGGTGATTGGCAATGGCGGCAATGACGTTGTGAGCCTGAGCGGGACAGCTGCGGATACGAACATGGTCAAAGTGACGGATGCTGTTGTTTCAGGCGGTGACGCAGACGACATCGTTCTGTTTGGTTCCGCGCTCAGCACCGCGAACACAGATCTGGGCGCTGGCAAGGATACGGTCAAGTTAGGCGACTTCGCCAACACCGAAACCTTCCACAATGTCGAAGAGATCATTGGCGGTACGGCAAGCGATACCATCACCACTGCGACGGCGTGGGCCGTCGGGGACAACGCTGAAGTCGATGGCGGCTCGGGCGTAGATAGTCTCACCATGTCCACCGCGTCCGACAACACCGTTAAGGTCAGGGGTATGGAGTCCATCACCGGCGGCAGCGGCACGGATACGGTTACGTTGGAAGATGGCTCGGACACATTGTCATTGACCAATGTCGAAAATGTTTCAACCAGTGACGGTGATGACAGTCTGACGATCACCAATGCACAATCGGGCCTGTCCATCGATACGAAATTGGGCACCGACAGCGTGACCTTGGGCGATGGCGGGAACACCGTCACCATATCCAATGCCGAAAGCATTACGGGTGGCACCGGGGCCGACAACGTGACTTTGGGTGCTGCGATGAACGGCACGGTCGATTTAGGGGATGGGGCCGATACGTTGAACCTCTTTTCTGCGACCAACAGCATCACGATCACCAGTGTTGAAACCGTCAACGGTGCGGCTGGGCAAGACACGATTGTTGGCGATGCAAATGCCAACGTCATTTCGACCAATGCAGGCAACGACACCATTACCGGCGGTGGCGGTGCGGATAGTTTGACAGGTGGTATTGGGGCGGATGTGTTTAGGTATACAGCGGTTTCAGATTCCGTTGTTGGCAGCGGTGACAGCATTACGGATTTTGCCACGACCGAGGATAAAATTGATATTTCCTCGATTTCTAGCGGTTCGTTTACCCTTGGTACGATCACCAACGCAAGTGGGTTTACCGTTCAGGCGCAACAGACTGGATCTGTAGTCCAATTTGACATTGACGACGATGGTGTTGCTGACATGGAAGTTGATGTTGGCGCCACCACGCTCGCCGTTGGTGACTTCGTGGCTTAA